A window from Sinorhizobium fredii encodes these proteins:
- a CDS encoding serine hydrolase domain-containing protein yields MKGLLRKSGALLIAIAAAAVGWLALFPPELLKVGDGYAAKIVCSNVFLAGRDPQAVLAEDVQAPGHPLLKFVSVSVDRDQHAVTARIFGFAAPARAVYRPGLGCTVTAEGTMQALAAPALDNATGAAAAAKSPDLAWPVGNKAEIDPAFQKLAEDPELAGSGMRAVLVVKDGHLVGEAYGQGFDRETRLLGWSMTKSVTAALVGMRIAEGRMDLEKANLLPEWSGDERARIKLADLLAMQSGLAFNEDYGDVTDVTRMLFLESDMAGFAASKPLEAAPGARFNYSTGTTNVLSRLWMQTFDSPAQALAYPRRVLFEPLGMTSAVMETDAQGTFVGSSYMYATAQDWARFAQFLLDDGRWQGRALLPEGFVKFMRIPTAASGGDYGAGQIWLIENGTRAGTGNFPPDTFWMLGHDGQSIMLVPSLRLAVVRLGLTPGGGGYDVRKLQTAVIAALD; encoded by the coding sequence ATGAAGGGTTTATTGCGGAAATCCGGTGCCTTGTTAATTGCGATCGCCGCGGCGGCCGTCGGCTGGTTGGCCCTCTTTCCACCGGAACTGCTCAAGGTCGGGGACGGCTATGCCGCCAAGATCGTCTGTTCCAACGTCTTCCTGGCGGGACGAGACCCGCAGGCGGTGCTCGCCGAAGACGTGCAGGCGCCCGGTCATCCGTTGCTCAAGTTCGTCAGCGTGTCGGTCGACCGCGATCAGCATGCGGTGACGGCAAGGATCTTCGGCTTCGCGGCCCCGGCACGGGCTGTCTATCGCCCGGGACTTGGCTGCACGGTAACCGCGGAGGGGACCATGCAGGCGCTGGCCGCGCCGGCGCTCGATAACGCCACTGGGGCTGCCGCGGCTGCAAAGAGCCCGGACCTTGCCTGGCCCGTCGGCAACAAGGCGGAGATCGACCCGGCATTCCAGAAACTGGCAGAAGATCCCGAATTGGCCGGTTCAGGCATGCGGGCCGTCCTTGTCGTCAAGGATGGGCATCTCGTCGGCGAAGCGTATGGCCAGGGTTTCGACCGCGAGACGCGTCTGCTTGGCTGGTCGATGACGAAATCGGTCACCGCGGCCCTGGTCGGCATGCGTATCGCCGAAGGGCGCATGGATCTGGAGAAGGCCAACCTTCTGCCGGAATGGAGCGGGGATGAACGAGCGCGGATCAAGCTTGCCGATCTCCTGGCGATGCAGAGCGGGCTTGCCTTCAACGAGGATTACGGCGACGTCACCGATGTCACGCGGATGCTCTTTCTCGAAAGCGACATGGCCGGGTTCGCCGCTTCGAAGCCGCTCGAAGCGGCACCGGGTGCCCGGTTCAACTATTCGACCGGAACGACGAACGTCCTGTCGCGCCTGTGGATGCAGACTTTCGACAGCCCCGCTCAGGCGCTCGCCTATCCCCGCCGGGTGCTGTTCGAGCCGCTTGGGATGACCAGCGCCGTCATGGAGACGGATGCGCAGGGCACTTTCGTCGGCTCCTCATACATGTACGCCACGGCGCAGGATTGGGCGCGGTTTGCCCAATTTCTGCTGGATGATGGCCGTTGGCAGGGCAGAGCCCTGCTGCCCGAGGGATTTGTGAAGTTCATGCGAATCCCGACTGCCGCATCCGGTGGCGACTACGGCGCCGGCCAGATCTGGCTTATCGAGAACGGCACGCGCGCCGGAACGGGTAATTTCCCGCCCGACACGTTCTGGATGCTCGGGCATGACGGGCAATCGATCATGCTCGTTCCGTCGCTCCGACTCGCTGTCGTTCGGCTTGGTCTCACCCCCGGAGGCGGCGGTTATGATGTACGGAAGCTGCAAACCGCGGTGATTGCTGCGCTCGATTGA
- a CDS encoding DUF3419 family protein — MTELAHDAGFGGKNAKLKSALLQHRALSLAGLSERVFGLLFSGLVYPQIWEDPIVDMEAMQIEPGHHIVTIGSGGCNMLTYLSAGPAHIDVVDLNPHHIALNRLKLAALRHLPSHKDVVRFLGSAGTRSNIQAFDLFIAPKLDQATRTYWNGRDMAGRRRIGVFGRNIYHTGLLGRFIAASHLLARLHGVNPADFVEARSMREQRQFFDDKLAPLFDRPIIRWITGRKSSLFGLGIPPQQFDELASLSQEKSLAQVLRHRLEKLTCHFPLRENYFAWQAFGRRYPLPHEGELPPYLQTSNYETIRNHTDRVTVHHESFTDLLGRKPASSVDRYVLLDAQDWMADRQLNDLWSEITRTAAPGAVVIFRTAAEASILPGRLSEALLDQWHYDAETSSKLGAEDRSAIYGGFHIYRKRA, encoded by the coding sequence ATGACAGAACTCGCCCACGATGCCGGCTTTGGCGGAAAGAACGCCAAGCTGAAGAGCGCGCTTCTCCAGCACCGGGCCCTTTCCCTCGCCGGACTGTCGGAACGCGTGTTCGGGCTGCTCTTCTCCGGCCTGGTCTACCCCCAGATCTGGGAAGATCCGATTGTCGACATGGAAGCAATGCAGATCGAGCCCGGCCACCATATCGTGACTATCGGCTCCGGCGGCTGCAACATGCTGACCTATCTGTCCGCCGGCCCGGCGCACATCGACGTGGTCGACCTCAATCCCCACCATATCGCCTTGAACCGGCTGAAGCTTGCCGCCCTCCGTCACCTGCCGAGTCACAAGGATGTCGTACGGTTCCTGGGCAGTGCCGGCACGCGTTCGAACATCCAGGCCTTCGATCTCTTCATAGCGCCCAAGCTCGATCAAGCCACTCGCACCTACTGGAACGGCCGCGACATGGCGGGTCGCCGCCGCATCGGCGTCTTCGGCCGCAATATCTATCACACCGGCCTTCTCGGCCGCTTCATCGCCGCCAGCCACCTTCTGGCGCGGCTCCACGGCGTCAATCCCGCGGATTTCGTCGAGGCACGCTCCATGCGCGAGCAGCGGCAATTCTTCGACGACAAGCTCGCACCGCTCTTCGACCGGCCGATCATCCGCTGGATCACCGGCCGCAAGAGTTCGCTTTTCGGCCTCGGCATCCCGCCGCAGCAGTTCGACGAACTCGCCAGCCTCAGCCAGGAGAAATCGCTGGCCCAAGTGCTGCGCCATCGTCTCGAAAAGCTGACGTGCCACTTTCCGCTGCGCGAGAACTACTTCGCCTGGCAGGCTTTCGGCCGGCGCTATCCGCTCCCGCACGAGGGCGAGTTGCCGCCCTATCTGCAGACATCCAATTACGAAACTATCCGCAACCACACGGACCGGGTCACGGTCCATCACGAGAGCTTCACCGATTTGCTCGGCCGCAAGCCGGCCTCTTCCGTCGATCGCTATGTGCTCCTCGATGCGCAGGACTGGATGGCCGACCGGCAGCTGAACGACCTCTGGAGCGAAATCACCCGCACCGCCGCGCCGGGCGCCGTGGTGATCTTCCGCACCGCTGCAGAAGCGAGCATCCTGCCGGGACGTCTCTCCGAAGCCCTGCTCGACCAGTGGCACTACGATGCGGAGACTTCGTCGAAGCTCGGTGCCGAGGACCGTTCGGCCATCTATGGTGGCTTCCACATTTACCGGAAGAGAGCATGA
- a CDS encoding N-acetylmuramoyl-L-alanine amidase, producing MTASTCDFPGARFVPSPNHGERAGGRRPDMIVLHYTGMETALSALDWLCREESQVSSHYFVHEDGRIDQLVPEERRAWHAGKSFWKGETDINSCSIGVEIANAGHPAGLPDFPEAQINAVAELCRDCGERWQIAPERVLAHSDVAPIRKVDPGENFPWIGLFRRGVGHWVEPAPVGGGRFFQRGDRGQPVEALQSMLSLYGYNIEVTGDFCERTEGVVAAFQRHFRQSRVDGIADISTIDTLHRLLSELRNFGA from the coding sequence ATGACCGCCAGCACCTGCGACTTTCCGGGGGCCCGCTTCGTACCGTCACCTAATCATGGCGAACGGGCCGGCGGGCGCCGGCCGGACATGATCGTGCTGCACTATACCGGCATGGAAACGGCGCTCTCGGCGCTCGACTGGCTCTGTCGCGAGGAAAGTCAGGTTTCCAGCCACTATTTCGTTCACGAGGACGGCCGCATCGATCAGCTCGTGCCGGAGGAGCGCCGCGCCTGGCATGCCGGCAAGAGCTTCTGGAAAGGCGAGACGGACATCAATTCCTGCTCGATCGGCGTCGAGATCGCCAATGCAGGCCATCCGGCGGGACTGCCGGACTTCCCTGAAGCGCAGATCAACGCGGTCGCCGAATTATGTCGGGACTGTGGCGAACGCTGGCAAATCGCACCCGAAAGGGTGCTCGCACATAGCGACGTGGCCCCGATTCGCAAGGTCGATCCGGGAGAAAATTTTCCCTGGATTGGGCTATTTCGCCGCGGGGTTGGTCACTGGGTTGAACCGGCGCCTGTCGGGGGCGGGCGCTTTTTTCAGCGCGGCGACCGCGGACAGCCGGTCGAAGCCCTCCAGTCGATGCTGTCCCTCTACGGCTACAACATTGAAGTTACTGGAGATTTCTGCGAACGGACGGAAGGCGTGGTGGCCGCTTTCCAGCGGCATTTTCGCCAATCGCGGGTAGACGGCATCGCCGACATTTCCACCATTGATACGCTTCACCGGTTGCTCTCGGAACTACGGAATTTCGGTGCCTAG
- a CDS encoding NAD(P)/FAD-dependent oxidoreductase, which produces MSESFDFVVVGKGMMGAAAARHLSLAGARAALVGPDEPEDRVNHRGVFASHYDNARITRTIDNNPVWARLARRSIERYRQIAETSGIEFYHEVGCLIAGPAPGGDFDYIERVALARDGLGVEAPLIVGEQLAERFPWFDFPRHYAGIHEARGAGYINPRALVRAQTVAAERLGARVIRSEVVAVDAGTGSVEVSTIDGHRLRGGRVLVAAGGFSLSEALLPRPLDLTVKARTVLFSEVGADDLARFGGMPSLISAASDQHQSYYLLPPVAYADGKHYIKIGGDPIDRVLAHEASVREWFRGSASAEAAAHMRGLLAGVMPGFEPKSTHFSPCVTTFTRHGYPYIGFAGDRIAVLTGGNGQAAKSSDEIGRLGTVLALNGRLDAGEYETDFAVAYR; this is translated from the coding sequence ATGTCGGAAAGCTTTGATTTCGTTGTCGTCGGCAAGGGCATGATGGGGGCCGCGGCGGCGCGCCACCTGAGCCTGGCAGGGGCCCGTGCCGCACTTGTCGGGCCGGACGAGCCGGAAGACCGGGTGAACCACCGGGGCGTTTTCGCCAGCCACTACGACAATGCCCGCATCACCCGCACGATCGACAACAATCCCGTTTGGGCGCGTCTCGCCCGCCGCTCGATCGAGCGCTACCGGCAAATCGCCGAGACAAGCGGGATCGAATTCTACCACGAGGTCGGCTGCCTGATTGCCGGACCGGCGCCGGGCGGCGATTTCGACTATATCGAGAGAGTTGCGCTTGCACGGGACGGACTCGGTGTCGAAGCACCCTTGATCGTCGGCGAGCAGCTCGCCGAGCGCTTTCCATGGTTCGACTTCCCACGGCACTATGCCGGCATTCATGAGGCGCGCGGCGCCGGCTATATCAATCCTCGCGCCTTGGTTCGTGCGCAGACGGTTGCGGCAGAGAGACTGGGTGCGCGGGTGATCCGCTCCGAAGTCGTTGCCGTCGACGCGGGGACCGGTTCGGTCGAGGTTTCGACCATCGACGGACACAGGCTTCGCGGCGGGCGCGTCCTCGTCGCTGCCGGCGGTTTTTCGCTCTCCGAAGCGCTGCTGCCGAGGCCACTCGACTTGACGGTGAAGGCCCGCACCGTGCTTTTTTCCGAGGTCGGCGCCGACGATCTCGCCCGATTCGGCGGCATGCCGTCGCTGATCTCTGCGGCCTCCGACCAGCACCAAAGCTATTATCTCCTGCCGCCGGTTGCCTACGCCGACGGCAAACACTACATCAAGATCGGCGGTGACCCGATCGATAGGGTCCTTGCCCACGAGGCTTCGGTTCGCGAATGGTTTCGCGGCAGCGCGAGCGCCGAGGCGGCAGCGCATATGCGTGGCTTGCTTGCCGGTGTGATGCCGGGCTTCGAGCCGAAATCGACGCATTTTTCGCCATGCGTCACCACGTTCACGCGGCACGGCTATCCTTATATCGGCTTTGCCGGCGACCGGATCGCCGTTCTCACCGGCGGCAACGGCCAGGCGGCGAAGAGTTCCGACGAGATCGGGCGGCTCGGGACGGTGCTGGCGCTGAACGGCCGCCTTGATGCCGGTGAGTACGAGACCGATTTTGCCGTCGCTTATCGATAG
- a CDS encoding lytic transglycosylase domain-containing protein, which translates to MRIAFVAAAAACFGMFVAGMGTSYAGGVDKTIKTSAIPSVTRTTGYPAPQFDLTRGSQYTILIQSYAKQYGVPVDLAHAIVQVESNFDASARGSAGEVGLMQIKPATARMMGYSGSTKGLYDPATNIKFGMLYLAKAQELSDGTTCGTILKYNAGHGAKRMNPVSKRYCGKVKSILN; encoded by the coding sequence ATGAGAATAGCGTTTGTTGCTGCGGCGGCGGCATGCTTTGGCATGTTCGTTGCCGGGATGGGTACGTCGTATGCAGGGGGTGTCGACAAGACCATCAAGACTTCCGCAATCCCCTCGGTGACGAGAACCACAGGCTATCCGGCTCCCCAATTCGACCTGACGCGCGGATCGCAATACACGATCCTCATCCAGAGCTACGCCAAGCAGTATGGCGTTCCCGTCGATCTCGCCCATGCCATCGTCCAGGTCGAAAGCAATTTCGATGCGAGTGCGCGGGGCAGCGCGGGTGAAGTTGGTCTCATGCAGATCAAGCCGGCCACGGCGCGCATGATGGGCTATTCCGGTTCGACCAAGGGCCTCTACGATCCGGCCACCAATATCAAGTTCGGCATGCTGTATCTGGCGAAGGCCCAGGAGCTTTCGGATGGGACGACCTGCGGAACCATCCTCAAATACAATGCCGGCCATGGCGCCAAGCGCATGAACCCGGTGTCCAAGCGCTATTGCGGCAAGGTCAAGAGCATCCTGAATTGA
- a CDS encoding LysE family translocator — protein MSFEHWFAFVAASAVLLAIPGPTILLVISYAISRGRKAAGATVAGVALGDFTAMTASMLGLGALLAASATICTILKWIGAAYLVWLGIKLWKTPLGVSGANDGEAPATQRPLRVFLHAYAVTALNPKSIMFFVAFLPQFLDLSRPLLAQMAIFEATFLALAAANAMLYGFLASAAGGAIRKPSVRRVVNRTGGSLLIGAGLLSLSLKRATA, from the coding sequence ATGTCTTTCGAACACTGGTTTGCCTTCGTCGCCGCCTCGGCCGTGTTGCTCGCCATTCCCGGCCCGACTATCCTGCTCGTGATCTCCTATGCGATCAGTCGCGGGCGCAAGGCAGCGGGCGCAACCGTCGCAGGCGTGGCGCTTGGCGATTTCACGGCGATGACCGCGTCCATGCTTGGACTGGGCGCGTTGCTCGCCGCCTCGGCGACGATTTGCACGATCCTCAAATGGATCGGCGCCGCCTATCTCGTCTGGCTCGGAATCAAGCTCTGGAAGACCCCTCTGGGTGTCAGCGGCGCGAATGACGGTGAAGCGCCCGCAACGCAACGGCCGCTGCGGGTATTCCTCCACGCCTATGCCGTGACCGCGCTCAACCCGAAAAGCATCATGTTCTTTGTCGCCTTCCTGCCGCAGTTCCTTGACCTCTCGCGGCCACTTCTTGCGCAGATGGCGATCTTCGAAGCGACATTCCTCGCCCTCGCCGCCGCTAACGCGATGCTCTATGGGTTTCTTGCCTCCGCCGCGGGAGGCGCGATTCGCAAGCCCAGCGTCCGGCGGGTCGTGAACCGCACCGGCGGCTCTTTGCTCATCGGCGCCGGGCTACTTTCGCTCAGCCTGAAGCGTGCAACGGCGTGA
- the mraZ gene encoding division/cell wall cluster transcriptional repressor MraZ has translation MNRFLSHATNRIDAKGRVSVPSSFRAVLTEAGARELYCFQDFVFPAISVGGPELLDRFERQMASEDPFSDAANQMSLLVHGGGVFVKLDPEGRLMVTDFIRDFTGISTDVTFVGRGDHFQLWEPQAFARAQAEAREGRKQRGLRPE, from the coding sequence ATGAACCGCTTCTTGTCACATGCTACGAACCGGATCGATGCGAAGGGGCGGGTTTCCGTGCCTTCGTCGTTTCGCGCCGTGCTTACGGAGGCGGGCGCGAGGGAGTTATACTGCTTCCAGGACTTCGTCTTTCCGGCGATCAGCGTCGGCGGGCCGGAGCTTCTGGACCGGTTCGAGAGGCAGATGGCCTCCGAGGATCCGTTCTCGGATGCGGCCAACCAGATGTCGCTCCTCGTTCATGGGGGCGGCGTCTTCGTGAAGCTCGACCCGGAGGGTCGGTTGATGGTGACGGATTTCATCCGCGACTTCACCGGCATTTCGACCGACGTGACTTTCGTGGGGCGTGGCGATCATTTTCAGCTCTGGGAGCCGCAGGCGTTTGCGAGGGCGCAGGCGGAGGCCCGGGAAGGGCGCAAGCAACGGGGGCTGCGTCCGGAATAG
- the rsmH gene encoding 16S rRNA (cytosine(1402)-N(4))-methyltransferase RsmH has protein sequence MVTDQGGRASEADGGPVRHIPVMLAEVVAALDPAPGKVVLDGTFGAGGYTSAILDAGAEVIALDRDPTAIAAGQPMVVAAGGRLKLINSRFSELADHTPDGGLDGVVLDIGVSSMQIDEAERGFSFQKQGPLDMRMSASGVTAADVVNRAKVSDLIRIFGFLGEEKQAGRIARAIEKRRAEQPFETTRDLAGLIEIVTPRKAKDKIHPATRVFQALRIFVNDELGELANALFAAERVLKPGGRLVVVTFHSLEDRVVKTFFQDRSGKAGGSRHLPLVAARDATFTPVGKPMIAASEEEASRNPRARSAKLRAGIRTEAPSPGNDLSIFNLPELASLARLGG, from the coding sequence ATGGTGACGGATCAAGGCGGCAGAGCTTCTGAAGCCGACGGCGGACCGGTTCGTCACATTCCCGTCATGCTCGCCGAGGTCGTTGCGGCTCTCGATCCGGCGCCCGGCAAGGTCGTTCTCGATGGCACCTTCGGTGCCGGCGGCTACACGTCTGCGATCCTCGATGCCGGTGCCGAAGTGATCGCTCTCGACCGGGACCCGACGGCAATCGCTGCAGGGCAGCCGATGGTCGTCGCTGCCGGCGGAAGACTCAAGCTCATCAATTCCCGTTTTTCCGAGTTGGCGGACCATACGCCGGACGGCGGGCTCGACGGCGTCGTGCTCGACATCGGCGTTTCGTCCATGCAGATCGATGAGGCGGAGCGCGGCTTCTCCTTCCAGAAGCAGGGGCCGCTCGACATGCGCATGTCGGCAAGCGGCGTGACGGCTGCCGATGTGGTCAATCGGGCCAAGGTCTCCGATCTGATCCGCATCTTCGGCTTCCTGGGCGAGGAGAAGCAGGCGGGCCGAATCGCGCGTGCGATCGAGAAACGCCGTGCCGAGCAGCCTTTCGAGACCACCCGCGACCTTGCCGGCCTCATCGAGATCGTCACGCCCCGAAAGGCCAAGGACAAGATCCATCCGGCAACGCGCGTCTTCCAGGCGCTGCGGATTTTCGTCAACGACGAACTCGGCGAACTCGCCAATGCGCTCTTTGCTGCGGAGCGGGTGCTGAAGCCCGGGGGGCGGCTCGTCGTCGTCACCTTTCATTCTCTCGAAGACAGGGTCGTCAAGACGTTTTTCCAGGACCGCTCGGGCAAGGCCGGCGGCTCGCGTCACCTTCCGCTGGTCGCGGCACGGGACGCAACCTTCACGCCAGTCGGCAAGCCTATGATTGCGGCGAGCGAGGAAGAAGCGTCCCGCAATCCGCGCGCCCGGTCGGCGAAACTCAGGGCCGGTATCCGTACAGAGGCTCCGTCGCCGGGAAACGATCTGTCCATTTTCAACCTGCCGGAGCTGGCGAGCCTTGCCAGACTAGGGGGCTAA
- a CDS encoding lytic transglycosylase domain-containing protein: protein MAKIRISLPKQAFTAIALTSAIASGCSTVEHTSLEELTAVQTVTPIAKPGTEMTAYALPAPIGVASSTSAALNTQTASAPADVAPAPQGAIAAASAAQPSMMPATDATLAFAAPQAVAVPTAKPGQAFDAAMATPASATLPAAAATPAVEKSAEAPATSSLTIAASWESDFDTGEPVGLETLVAKRMIVPTERPKTGVIGSAVGAVASVIPDSLKLTKAPTSSKPELDRLIKHYAELNGLPLELVHRVVKRESNYNPHAYSRGNYGLMQIRYNTARGLGYEGPPEGLFDAETNLKYATKYLRGAWMVADNQHDGAVKLYASGYYYHAKRKGMLDMLDMQ, encoded by the coding sequence ATGGCGAAGATCCGTATTTCCCTTCCGAAACAGGCATTTACCGCCATCGCGCTAACATCGGCAATTGCTTCGGGTTGCTCCACGGTCGAGCACACCTCTCTCGAAGAACTGACGGCCGTGCAAACGGTTACCCCCATTGCGAAGCCCGGAACGGAAATGACGGCTTACGCTCTGCCGGCGCCAATCGGCGTGGCGTCGAGCACCTCCGCCGCGCTGAACACGCAGACGGCCTCGGCACCGGCGGACGTGGCACCAGCTCCGCAAGGCGCGATCGCTGCCGCCTCCGCCGCTCAGCCCAGCATGATGCCGGCGACGGATGCGACGCTCGCCTTCGCGGCTCCCCAGGCGGTTGCGGTGCCCACCGCCAAGCCGGGCCAGGCCTTCGACGCGGCGATGGCAACGCCCGCATCGGCCACTCTCCCGGCTGCCGCGGCTACGCCGGCCGTTGAAAAAAGCGCCGAGGCGCCCGCGACGTCCTCTCTCACGATTGCCGCCTCATGGGAGTCGGATTTCGACACCGGGGAGCCGGTCGGCCTTGAAACCCTGGTGGCCAAGCGCATGATCGTTCCGACGGAGCGGCCCAAGACCGGCGTCATCGGCTCGGCGGTCGGCGCGGTTGCGAGCGTCATCCCCGATTCGTTGAAGCTGACGAAAGCCCCGACCAGTTCCAAGCCGGAACTCGACCGACTGATCAAGCATTACGCCGAGCTCAACGGCCTTCCCCTGGAACTCGTGCATCGGGTCGTCAAGCGCGAGAGCAACTACAATCCGCACGCCTACAGCAGGGGCAATTACGGCCTGATGCAGATCCGGTACAATACCGCGCGGGGCCTCGGCTATGAAGGCCCGCCCGAGGGCCTCTTCGACGCGGAAACCAACCTCAAATATGCGACCAAGTATCTGCGTGGTGCCTGGATGGTCGCCGACAACCAGCACGACGGCGCGGTGAAGCTCTATGCCAGCGGCTATTATTACCACGCCAAGCGCAAGGGCATGCTCGACATGCTGGACATGCAGTAA
- a CDS encoding pyrophosphate--fructose-6-phosphate 1-phosphotransferase, with protein sequence MAKKKVAMLTAGGLAPCLSSAVGGLIERYTDIAPDYELVAYRSGYQGLLLADRIEITKEMRERAHILHRHGGSPIGNSRVKLTNTADCVKRGLVKEGENPLRVAAERLAADGISILHTIGGDDTNTTAADLAAYLGANGYDLTVVGLPKTVDNDVVPIRQTLGAWTAAEYGARFFDNVSNEQSAAPRTLVVHEVMGRHCGWLTAATARAYIQLAADKDYVDGFMMNEQLKNIDGLYLPEVKFDLEAEAERLRQTMDRNGYVTLFVSEGACLDAIVAEREAAGETIKRDAFGHVKIDTINVGNWFSKQFAALLGAERSMVQKSGYYARSAPANGDDLRLIQSMVDLAVESALNKVSGVTGHDEDQGGRLRTIEFPRIKGGKHFDTSAKWFGDAMDAIGQKWQAAD encoded by the coding sequence ATGGCCAAGAAGAAAGTCGCAATGCTGACGGCGGGCGGGCTCGCACCCTGTCTTTCATCCGCTGTCGGCGGGCTCATCGAACGCTATACGGATATCGCCCCCGACTACGAACTCGTGGCCTACCGTTCGGGCTATCAGGGCCTGCTTCTCGCCGACCGCATCGAGATCACCAAGGAAATGCGCGAGCGGGCGCATATTCTTCACCGCCACGGCGGATCGCCGATCGGCAACAGCCGCGTGAAGCTCACCAATACGGCCGATTGCGTCAAGCGCGGCCTAGTGAAGGAAGGCGAAAACCCGCTTCGCGTCGCGGCCGAAAGATTGGCTGCCGATGGCATCAGCATCCTGCACACGATCGGCGGCGACGACACCAACACGACCGCTGCCGACCTGGCCGCGTATCTCGGCGCCAACGGCTATGACCTGACCGTCGTCGGCCTGCCGAAGACCGTCGACAACGATGTGGTGCCGATCCGCCAGACCCTCGGCGCCTGGACGGCCGCCGAATACGGCGCACGCTTCTTCGACAATGTCAGCAACGAGCAGAGCGCTGCGCCGCGCACGCTCGTGGTCCACGAGGTAATGGGCCGCCACTGCGGCTGGCTGACGGCAGCGACAGCGCGCGCTTACATTCAGCTGGCCGCCGACAAGGACTATGTCGACGGCTTCATGATGAACGAGCAACTGAAGAACATCGACGGCCTCTATTTGCCCGAGGTGAAGTTCGACCTCGAAGCCGAAGCCGAACGCCTGCGCCAGACCATGGACCGGAACGGCTATGTTACCCTGTTCGTCAGCGAAGGTGCCTGCCTCGACGCAATCGTCGCCGAGCGCGAAGCCGCCGGCGAAACGATCAAGCGCGATGCCTTCGGCCATGTGAAGATCGACACGATCAATGTCGGCAACTGGTTCTCGAAACAGTTCGCCGCCCTGCTCGGCGCCGAGCGCTCGATGGTCCAGAAGTCCGGCTATTACGCCCGCTCCGCACCGGCGAACGGCGACGACCTGCGACTGATCCAGAGCATGGTCGACCTTGCGGTGGAGAGCGCACTCAACAAGGTCTCCGGCGTCACCGGCCACGATGAGGACCAGGGCGGCAGGCTGCGCACCATCGAGTTCCCCCGCATCAAGGGCGGCAAGCATTTCGATACGTCCGCCAAGTGGTTCGGCGACGCCATGGATGCGATCGGCCAGAAGTGGCAGGCAGCGGACTGA
- the ftsL gene encoding cell division protein FtsL yields the protein MLRTLDIVLIVIMTGAATVTYTIKHQAENKLEEVRRLDAAIKLEEDTIDLLKADWALLTQPNRLERLVGAFAADLQLVPTPSTQLARPEELPMLKADVPPPEEGKDKKGKVKTDDGIAAVINADNIATGSVAR from the coding sequence ATGCTCAGAACGCTGGATATCGTGCTGATTGTCATCATGACGGGGGCCGCCACGGTCACCTACACGATCAAGCACCAGGCCGAGAACAAGCTCGAGGAGGTCCGCAGGCTCGACGCCGCGATCAAGCTCGAGGAGGACACGATCGACCTGCTCAAAGCCGACTGGGCGCTCCTCACCCAGCCGAACCGGCTGGAGCGGCTCGTCGGCGCCTTCGCGGCCGACCTGCAACTCGTGCCGACGCCCTCGACGCAACTCGCTAGGCCCGAGGAACTGCCGATGCTGAAGGCGGATGTGCCGCCGCCGGAGGAAGGCAAGGATAAGAAGGGCAAAGTCAAGACGGACGACGGCATCGCCGCCGTCATCAATGCCGATAACATCGCAACAGGGTCGGTGGCGCGCTGA
- a CDS encoding J domain-containing protein, whose amino-acid sequence MSFWDSLLKIVTATGNALAGVVEAVRTLFEGDPETRRKVAFSVAMIALSAKMAKADGIVNEAEVAAFRDIFKFPADQAKNVARLYNLARQDVAGYEAYAEKMASLCSSCERNCPILEDIVDGLFHIAKSDGAVHDKELAYLMRVAEIFNMDEAQFERIMARHVHGDDRDPYQVLGVSPKDDFSDIRRRYRVLVSENHPDMLVARGVPEEFHAIANDRMAALNAAYEAIERERRAA is encoded by the coding sequence ATGTCATTCTGGGACAGCCTGCTGAAGATCGTAACGGCCACCGGCAATGCGCTCGCCGGTGTGGTCGAGGCGGTCCGTACACTTTTCGAAGGGGATCCGGAGACACGCCGCAAAGTGGCTTTCTCGGTGGCGATGATCGCCTTGTCTGCGAAGATGGCGAAGGCTGACGGCATCGTCAACGAAGCCGAAGTCGCGGCTTTTCGGGATATCTTCAAGTTTCCTGCGGACCAGGCGAAGAACGTCGCTCGGCTCTACAACCTCGCACGCCAGGATGTGGCGGGCTATGAGGCCTATGCGGAGAAGATGGCGTCGCTCTGCTCGTCCTGCGAGCGCAACTGCCCAATTCTCGAGGACATCGTCGACGGGCTCTTCCATATCGCGAAGTCGGACGGCGCTGTGCACGACAAGGAACTCGCCTATCTGATGCGGGTTGCGGAAATCTTCAACATGGACGAGGCGCAGTTCGAACGCATCATGGCGCGCCATGTCCATGGCGACGACCGCGATCCGTATCAGGTTCTCGGTGTTTCGCCGAAGGACGATTTCTCCGACATCCGCCGGCGCTATCGGGTGCTCGTCTCCGAGAATCACCCGGACATGCTGGTGGCGCGCGGCGTGCCGGAGGAATTTCATGCGATAGCCAATGACCGCATGGCCGCGTTGAACGCAGCCTACGAGGCGATCGAGAGAGAACGCCGCGCCGCATGA